The following are encoded together in the Anoplopoma fimbria isolate UVic2021 breed Golden Eagle Sablefish chromosome 13, Afim_UVic_2022, whole genome shotgun sequence genome:
- the rimbp2b gene encoding RIMS-binding protein 2 isoform X3 codes for MREAAERRQQLELEHEQALAVLNAKQQEIEVLQKAKVRELEEKCRSQSEQFNLLSKELEKFRIQAGKLDILGTESLTVCESPGSPNKSLSQLLNGLAAPVGKGNEAPTSRSLISEFIRPLQISGDKPELLSVKPTFLTRGRASSPMDKELSSTTRSKPRFTGKVRLCIARYSYNPYDGPNEHPEAELPLVAGKYLYVYGTMDEDGFYEGELLDGQRGLVPSNFVEFVQDEETSSVQHRDTVAKEPGYLNHSSLGLLSDSKLDCISTSSLGIDLLGSSSNGTGTLDVSTDEVGEDIVPYPRRINLIKQLAKSVIIGWDPPVVPPGWGSISGYNVMVDKEFRMSVPYGGRTKTLLEKLNLATHTYRISVQSITDRGPSDELRCTLLVGKDVVVAPYYLRVDSITQVSAELSWMPSNSNYSHTIFLNGAEYDMVKPGGYKYKFFNLKPMTVYKVKVVAQPHQVPWQLPMDQREKREISVEFCTQPAGPPLAPQEVQVQCGQTPGILQIRWKPPPLTSSGTSNGASVIGYAVCTKGQKIAEVLYPTADYVTVELNRIQCLEAREIIVRTLSTQGESPDSPVAIIPNKPVCQPPPHPQSHFQSHPMPKSKPLVSAREPETKEHEVGLRTAQLWERSPSPLPPMRGPNLEPPHFQPRRSPSPQRILPQPQGVPITNTIAKAMAREAAQRVFAEGNRVEKRNIFSERGNALHPLNSDEEEDGYDSPHARRRGASVDEFLRGSELGRQQHHHHYSHSEEYQTESSRGSDLSDIMEEDEEDLYSEMQLEEGRRRSINSHNTLKIIGNSQSYGNADRLDHSGRRPVHIGNPPQQRPIPSIDGFGGRRRGRRSEDYYEESETEEMTRVFVALFDYDPMSMSPNPDAADEELPFKEGQIIKVFGHKDTDGFYRAEVRDRVGLIPCNMVSEIQTEDDDMMDQLLKQGFLPLNTPVEKLERNRRSGRQHPMSTRRMVALYDYDPRESSPNVDVEAELTFCAGDVITVFGEIDEDGFYYGELNGHKGLVPSNFLEEVPDDVEVFLTDSPSRYPQDTPARIKTKRKKSVHFTP; via the exons ATGCGCGAGGCTGCAGAGCGGAGGCAGCAGCTAGAGTTGGAGCATGAGCAGGCCTTGGCTGTACTCAATGCAAAGCAGCAGGAGATTGAAGTTCTTCAGAAG GCCAAAGTCCGCGAGCTGGAGGAAAAATGTCGGTCTCAGAGTGAGCAGTTCAATCTCCTCTCAAAAGAGCTGGAGAAGTTCCGGATCCAGGCTGGGAAGCTTGATATCCTCGGCACTGAATCCTTAACTGTTTGTGAATCCCCTGGGTCGCCCAACAAATCCCTCTCACAGCTCCTAAATGGACTGGCTGCCCCCGTAGGAAAAG GCAATGAGGCTCCAACAAGCAGATCTTTGATATCGGAGTTCATTCGTCCGCTCCAGATCAGTGGAGACAAGCCAGAGCTCCTTTCTGTCAAGCCAACATTCCTCACTCGCGGTCGAGCTAGCAGCCCA ATGGACAAAGAGCTCAGCTCAACTACCAGGTCCAAACCGAGATTCACAGGGAAGGTTCGTCTGTGTATTGCTCGGTACAG TTACAATCCTTATGACGGGCCTAATGAGCATCCTGAGGCAGAGCTCCCCCTGGTGGCAGGGAAGTATCTCTACGTTTACGGGACAATGGATGAAGACGGCTTTTATGAAG GAGAGCTGCTGGACGGACAACGGGGACTCGTCCCATCCAATTTTGTGGAATTTGTCCAAGATGaagagacatcctctgtccaacACAGGGACACAGTGGCTAAAGAACCTGGCTACCTCAACCACAGTAGCCTGGG CCTGCTGTCTGACAGTAAACTAGACTGTATAAGCACCAGCAGCTTGGGCATAGACCTCCTGGGCTCCTCAAGCAACGGGACAGGAACCCTGGATGTCAGCACGGACGAGGTCGGTGAAGACATTGTGCCTTATCCCCGCCGCATCAACCTGATTAAACAACTGGCGAAGAGTGTCATCATTGGCTGGGATCCTCCCGTGGTCCCACCGGGGTGGGGCTCCATCAGTGGCTACAATGTCATGGTGGATAAGGAGTTTCGCATGAGTGTCCCCTACGGGGGCAGGACAAAGACTCTTCTTGAAAAGCTCAATCTGGCCACACACACCTACCGAATCTCAGTGCAGAGCATCACTGACCGGGGCCCCTCGGACGAGCTCCGGTGCACTCTGCTGGTGGGAAAGGATGTGGTGGTGGCACCTTACTACCTGCGGGTGGACAGCATCACACAGGTCTCGGCTGAGCTCTCTTGGATGCCCAGCAACAGCAACTACAGTCACACCATATTCCTCAATGGTGCCGAGTACGATATGGTCAAGCCTGGGGGCTATAAGTACAAGTTCTTCAACCTGAAGCCCATGACAGTTTACAAGGTGAAGGTTGTGGCACAGCCACATCAGGTGCCTTGGCAACTTCCGATGGATCAAAGGGAGAAAAGGGAAATCTCTGTGGAGTTCTGCACTCAGCCTGCAG GGCCCCCTCTCGCTCCGCAGGAGGTGCAGGTCCAGTGTGGTCAGACGCCGGGGATCCTGCAGATCAGATGGAAGCCGCCCCCTCTGACTTCTTCAGGAACCTCCAACGGGGCCAGTGTGATTGGCTATGCCGTGTGCACAAAGGGACAAAAG ATAGCAGAGGTCTTATACCCCACAGCAGACTATGTGACCGTGGAGTTAAACAGGATTCAGTGTCTGGAGGCCAGGGAAATCATTGTAAGGACGTTATCAACACAAGGAGAGTCCCCGGACTCGCCCGTGGCCATCATCCCGAACA AGCCGGTCTGCCAACCCCCTCCTCATCCACAGTCTCATTTCCAGAGCCACCCAATGCCCAAGTCCAAACCCTTAGTAAGTGCCAGAGAGCCAGAAACCAAAGAGCATGAGGTGGGACTTCGGACAGCCCAGCTCTGGGAGCGCTCCCCCTCTCCGCTTCCTCCCATGCGTGGACCCAACCTGGAGCCGCCGCACTTCCAGCCACGGCGATCGCCCTCTCCTCAGAGGATCCTGCCACAGCCTCAGGGAGTCCCCATCACAAACACCATTGCCAAGGCCATGGCCAGGGAAGCTGCCCAGAGAGTGTTTGCCGAGGGTAACCGG GTTGAGAAAAGGAATATCTTTAGTGAGAGAGGTAACGCCTTGCATCCACTCAACTccgacgaggaggaggacggctACGACTCTCCTCAtgcgaggaggagaggagcctCGGTGGATGAATTCCTCAGAGGCTCAGAGTTGGGCAGACAG CAACACCATCACCACTACAGCCACAGTGAGGAGTACCAGACGGAGAGCAGCCGGGGTTCGGACCTGTCCGACATaatggaggaggacgaggaagatCTTTACTCTGAGATGCAACTGGAGGAGGGCCGTAGGCGCAGCATCAACTCTCACAACACTCTAAAG aTCATTGGGAACTCACAGTCTTATGGAAATGCCGATCGTCTGGACCATTCGGGGAGGAGGCCGGTTCACATCGGCAACCCTCCTCAGCAGCGGCCCATCCCATCCATTG ACGGCTTTGGCGGTCGCAGGCGGGGGCGGCGCTCCGAGGATTACTACGAGGAATCGGAGACGGAGGAGATGACCCGCGTGTTCGTGGCTCTGTTTGACTACGACCCCATGTCCATGTCTCCAAACCCTGATGCTGCTGACGAGGAGCTGCCATTCAAGGAGGGCCAGATCATCAAG GTCTTTGGGCATAAAGACACAGATGGCTTCTACAGGGCGGAGGTCCGAGACCGAGTGGGTCTGATCCCCTGTAACATGGTCTCTGAGATCCAAACTGAGGATGACGATATGATGGACCAGCTGCTCAAACAGGGCTTCCTGCCACTCAACACTCCTGTGGAGAAGTTAG AGAGGAACAGACGGAGCGGCCGTCAACATCCGATGTCAACGCGGAGAATGGTGGCTCTGTACGACTATGACCCCCGAGAGAGCTCCCCTAACGTTGATGTAGAG GCTGAACTGACTTTCTGTGCCGGTGATGTCATCACAGTTTTTGGTGAAATAGATGAAGATGGTTTTTATTAT GGCGAGCTCAATGGACACAAAGGACTTGTTCCTTCCAACTTTCTAGAAGAAGTGCCTGATGATGTAGAGGTTTTTCTCACTGACTCACCATCTCGATACCCCCAGGACACTCCTGCACGGATAAAGACCAAAAGG aagaagagtgTTCATTTCACACCTTAA
- the rimbp2b gene encoding RIMS-binding protein 2 isoform X4, with protein MREAAERRQQLELEHEQALAVLNAKQQEIEVLQKAQVEAKKEHEGAVHLLEAKVRELEEKCRSQSEQFNLLSKELEKFRIQAGKLDILGTESLTVCESPGSPNKSLSQLLNGLAAPVGKGNEAPTSRSLISEFIRPLQISGDKPELLSVKPTFLTRGRASSPMDKELSSTTRSKPRFTGKVRLCIARYSYNPYDGPNEHPEAELPLVAGKYLYVYGTMDEDGFYEGELLDGQRGLVPSNFVEFVQDEETSSVQHRDTVAKEPGYLNHSSLGLLSDSKLDCISTSSLGIDLLGSSSNGTGTLDVSTDEVGEDIVPYPRRINLIKQLAKSVIIGWDPPVVPPGWGSISGYNVMVDKEFRMSVPYGGRTKTLLEKLNLATHTYRISVQSITDRGPSDELRCTLLVGKDVVVAPYYLRVDSITQVSAELSWMPSNSNYSHTIFLNGAEYDMVKPGGYKYKFFNLKPMTVYKVKVVAQPHQVPWQLPMDQREKREISVEFCTQPAGPPLAPQEVQVQCGQTPGILQIRWKPPPLTSSGTSNGASVIGYAVCTKGQKIAEVLYPTADYVTVELNRIQCLEAREIIVRTLSTQGESPDSPVAIIPNKPVCQPPPHPQSHFQSHPMPKSKPLVSAREPETKEHEVGLRTAQLWERSPSPLPPMRGPNLEPPHFQPRRSPSPQRILPQPQGVPITNTIAKAMAREAAQRVFAEGNRVEKRNIFSERGNALHPLNSDEEEDGYDSPHARRRGASVDEFLRGSELGRQQHHHHYSHSEEYQTESSRGSDLSDIMEEDEEDLYSEMQLEEGRRRSINSHNTLKIIGNSQSYGNADRLDHSGRRPVHIGNPPQQRPIPSIEITMDSNSEGSEGNLSPVKEDVYYGSVARRRIWRSMSSDDQYDGFGGRRRGRRSEDYYEESETEEMTRVFVALFDYDPMSMSPNPDAADEELPFKEGQIIKVFGHKDTDGFYRAEVRDRVGLIPCNMVSEIQTEDDDMMDQLLKQGFLPLNTPVEKLERNRRSGRQHPMSTRRMVALYDYDPRESSPNVDVEAELTFCAGDVITVFGEIDEDGFYYGELNGHKGLVPSNFLEEVPDDVEVFLTDSPSRYPQDTPARIKTKRVPLEKSGPPRRAGSPTVRPHIPGSGPATVGPSSPIRAPLDMYSSKKKKGLLSKGKTLLQRLGAVK; from the exons ATGCGCGAGGCTGCAGAGCGGAGGCAGCAGCTAGAGTTGGAGCATGAGCAGGCCTTGGCTGTACTCAATGCAAAGCAGCAGGAGATTGAAGTTCTTCAGAAG GCTCAGGTTGAGGCAAAAAAGGAACATGAAGGCGCTGTCCATCTGTTAGAG GCCAAAGTCCGCGAGCTGGAGGAAAAATGTCGGTCTCAGAGTGAGCAGTTCAATCTCCTCTCAAAAGAGCTGGAGAAGTTCCGGATCCAGGCTGGGAAGCTTGATATCCTCGGCACTGAATCCTTAACTGTTTGTGAATCCCCTGGGTCGCCCAACAAATCCCTCTCACAGCTCCTAAATGGACTGGCTGCCCCCGTAGGAAAAG GCAATGAGGCTCCAACAAGCAGATCTTTGATATCGGAGTTCATTCGTCCGCTCCAGATCAGTGGAGACAAGCCAGAGCTCCTTTCTGTCAAGCCAACATTCCTCACTCGCGGTCGAGCTAGCAGCCCA ATGGACAAAGAGCTCAGCTCAACTACCAGGTCCAAACCGAGATTCACAGGGAAGGTTCGTCTGTGTATTGCTCGGTACAG TTACAATCCTTATGACGGGCCTAATGAGCATCCTGAGGCAGAGCTCCCCCTGGTGGCAGGGAAGTATCTCTACGTTTACGGGACAATGGATGAAGACGGCTTTTATGAAG GAGAGCTGCTGGACGGACAACGGGGACTCGTCCCATCCAATTTTGTGGAATTTGTCCAAGATGaagagacatcctctgtccaacACAGGGACACAGTGGCTAAAGAACCTGGCTACCTCAACCACAGTAGCCTGGG CCTGCTGTCTGACAGTAAACTAGACTGTATAAGCACCAGCAGCTTGGGCATAGACCTCCTGGGCTCCTCAAGCAACGGGACAGGAACCCTGGATGTCAGCACGGACGAGGTCGGTGAAGACATTGTGCCTTATCCCCGCCGCATCAACCTGATTAAACAACTGGCGAAGAGTGTCATCATTGGCTGGGATCCTCCCGTGGTCCCACCGGGGTGGGGCTCCATCAGTGGCTACAATGTCATGGTGGATAAGGAGTTTCGCATGAGTGTCCCCTACGGGGGCAGGACAAAGACTCTTCTTGAAAAGCTCAATCTGGCCACACACACCTACCGAATCTCAGTGCAGAGCATCACTGACCGGGGCCCCTCGGACGAGCTCCGGTGCACTCTGCTGGTGGGAAAGGATGTGGTGGTGGCACCTTACTACCTGCGGGTGGACAGCATCACACAGGTCTCGGCTGAGCTCTCTTGGATGCCCAGCAACAGCAACTACAGTCACACCATATTCCTCAATGGTGCCGAGTACGATATGGTCAAGCCTGGGGGCTATAAGTACAAGTTCTTCAACCTGAAGCCCATGACAGTTTACAAGGTGAAGGTTGTGGCACAGCCACATCAGGTGCCTTGGCAACTTCCGATGGATCAAAGGGAGAAAAGGGAAATCTCTGTGGAGTTCTGCACTCAGCCTGCAG GGCCCCCTCTCGCTCCGCAGGAGGTGCAGGTCCAGTGTGGTCAGACGCCGGGGATCCTGCAGATCAGATGGAAGCCGCCCCCTCTGACTTCTTCAGGAACCTCCAACGGGGCCAGTGTGATTGGCTATGCCGTGTGCACAAAGGGACAAAAG ATAGCAGAGGTCTTATACCCCACAGCAGACTATGTGACCGTGGAGTTAAACAGGATTCAGTGTCTGGAGGCCAGGGAAATCATTGTAAGGACGTTATCAACACAAGGAGAGTCCCCGGACTCGCCCGTGGCCATCATCCCGAACA AGCCGGTCTGCCAACCCCCTCCTCATCCACAGTCTCATTTCCAGAGCCACCCAATGCCCAAGTCCAAACCCTTAGTAAGTGCCAGAGAGCCAGAAACCAAAGAGCATGAGGTGGGACTTCGGACAGCCCAGCTCTGGGAGCGCTCCCCCTCTCCGCTTCCTCCCATGCGTGGACCCAACCTGGAGCCGCCGCACTTCCAGCCACGGCGATCGCCCTCTCCTCAGAGGATCCTGCCACAGCCTCAGGGAGTCCCCATCACAAACACCATTGCCAAGGCCATGGCCAGGGAAGCTGCCCAGAGAGTGTTTGCCGAGGGTAACCGG GTTGAGAAAAGGAATATCTTTAGTGAGAGAGGTAACGCCTTGCATCCACTCAACTccgacgaggaggaggacggctACGACTCTCCTCAtgcgaggaggagaggagcctCGGTGGATGAATTCCTCAGAGGCTCAGAGTTGGGCAGACAG CAACACCATCACCACTACAGCCACAGTGAGGAGTACCAGACGGAGAGCAGCCGGGGTTCGGACCTGTCCGACATaatggaggaggacgaggaagatCTTTACTCTGAGATGCAACTGGAGGAGGGCCGTAGGCGCAGCATCAACTCTCACAACACTCTAAAG aTCATTGGGAACTCACAGTCTTATGGAAATGCCGATCGTCTGGACCATTCGGGGAGGAGGCCGGTTCACATCGGCAACCCTCCTCAGCAGCGGCCCATCCCATCCATTG AGATCACCATGGACAGTAACAGTGAGGGGAGTGAGGGGAACCTCTCACCCGTCAAGGAGGATGTTTACTATGGCAGTGTAGCTCGGCGCAGGATATGGCGATCTATGTCCTCAGATGATCAATATG ACGGCTTTGGCGGTCGCAGGCGGGGGCGGCGCTCCGAGGATTACTACGAGGAATCGGAGACGGAGGAGATGACCCGCGTGTTCGTGGCTCTGTTTGACTACGACCCCATGTCCATGTCTCCAAACCCTGATGCTGCTGACGAGGAGCTGCCATTCAAGGAGGGCCAGATCATCAAG GTCTTTGGGCATAAAGACACAGATGGCTTCTACAGGGCGGAGGTCCGAGACCGAGTGGGTCTGATCCCCTGTAACATGGTCTCTGAGATCCAAACTGAGGATGACGATATGATGGACCAGCTGCTCAAACAGGGCTTCCTGCCACTCAACACTCCTGTGGAGAAGTTAG AGAGGAACAGACGGAGCGGCCGTCAACATCCGATGTCAACGCGGAGAATGGTGGCTCTGTACGACTATGACCCCCGAGAGAGCTCCCCTAACGTTGATGTAGAG GCTGAACTGACTTTCTGTGCCGGTGATGTCATCACAGTTTTTGGTGAAATAGATGAAGATGGTTTTTATTAT GGCGAGCTCAATGGACACAAAGGACTTGTTCCTTCCAACTTTCTAGAAGAAGTGCCTGATGATGTAGAGGTTTTTCTCACTGACTCACCATCTCGATACCCCCAGGACACTCCTGCACGGATAAAGACCAAAAGG GTTCCATTGGAAAAATCGGGTCCGCCCAGAAGAGCAGGCTCTCCAACAGTGCGTCCACACATCCCTGGCTCTGGCCCCGCCACCGTGGGGCCCAGCAGTCCCATCAGGGCCCCACTGGACATGTACTcctccaaaaagaaaaagggactGCTCTCCAAAGGGAAGACACTATTGCAAAGACTTGGCGCTGTAAAATAA
- the rimbp2b gene encoding RIMS-binding protein 2 isoform X5, which translates to MREAAERRQQLELEHEQALAVLNAKQQEIEVLQKAQVEAKKEHEGAVHLLEAKVRELEEKCRSQSEQFNLLSKELEKFRIQAGKLDILGTESLTVCESPGSPNKSLSQLLNGLAAPVGKGNEAPTSRSLISEFIRPLQISGDKPELLSVKPTFLTRGRASSPMDKELSSTTRSKPRFTGKVRLCIARYSYNPYDGPNEHPEAELPLVAGKYLYVYGTMDEDGFYEGELLDGQRGLVPSNFVEFVQDEETSSVQHRDTVAKEPGYLNHSSLGLLSDSKLDCISTSSLGIDLLGSSSNGTGTLDVSTDEVGEDIVPYPRRINLIKQLAKSVIIGWDPPVVPPGWGSISGYNVMVDKEFRMSVPYGGRTKTLLEKLNLATHTYRISVQSITDRGPSDELRCTLLVGKDVVVAPYYLRVDSITQVSAELSWMPSNSNYSHTIFLNGAEYDMVKPGGYKYKFFNLKPMTVYKVKVVAQPHQVPWQLPMDQREKREISVEFCTQPAGPPLAPQEVQVQCGQTPGILQIRWKPPPLTSSGTSNGASVIGYAVCTKGQKIAEVLYPTADYVTVELNRIQCLEAREIIVRTLSTQGESPDSPVAIIPNKPVCQPPPHPQSHFQSHPMPKSKPLVSAREPETKEHEVGLRTAQLWERSPSPLPPMRGPNLEPPHFQPRRSPSPQRILPQPQGVPITNTIAKAMAREAAQRVFAEGNRVEKRNIFSERGNALHPLNSDEEEDGYDSPHARRRGASVDEFLRGSELGRQQHHHHYSHSEEYQTESSRGSDLSDIMEEDEEDLYSEMQLEEGRRRSINSHNTLKIIGNSQSYGNADRLDHSGRRPVHIGNPPQQRPIPSIDGFGGRRRGRRSEDYYEESETEEMTRVFVALFDYDPMSMSPNPDAADEELPFKEGQIIKVFGHKDTDGFYRAEVRDRVGLIPCNMVSEIQTEDDDMMDQLLKQGFLPLNTPVEKLERNRRSGRQHPMSTRRMVALYDYDPRESSPNVDVEAELTFCAGDVITVFGEIDEDGFYYGELNGHKGLVPSNFLEEVPDDVEVFLTDSPSRYPQDTPARIKTKRVPLEKSGPPRRAGSPTVRPHIPGSGPATVGPSSPIRAPLDMYSSKKKKGLLSKGKTLLQRLGAVK; encoded by the exons ATGCGCGAGGCTGCAGAGCGGAGGCAGCAGCTAGAGTTGGAGCATGAGCAGGCCTTGGCTGTACTCAATGCAAAGCAGCAGGAGATTGAAGTTCTTCAGAAG GCTCAGGTTGAGGCAAAAAAGGAACATGAAGGCGCTGTCCATCTGTTAGAG GCCAAAGTCCGCGAGCTGGAGGAAAAATGTCGGTCTCAGAGTGAGCAGTTCAATCTCCTCTCAAAAGAGCTGGAGAAGTTCCGGATCCAGGCTGGGAAGCTTGATATCCTCGGCACTGAATCCTTAACTGTTTGTGAATCCCCTGGGTCGCCCAACAAATCCCTCTCACAGCTCCTAAATGGACTGGCTGCCCCCGTAGGAAAAG GCAATGAGGCTCCAACAAGCAGATCTTTGATATCGGAGTTCATTCGTCCGCTCCAGATCAGTGGAGACAAGCCAGAGCTCCTTTCTGTCAAGCCAACATTCCTCACTCGCGGTCGAGCTAGCAGCCCA ATGGACAAAGAGCTCAGCTCAACTACCAGGTCCAAACCGAGATTCACAGGGAAGGTTCGTCTGTGTATTGCTCGGTACAG TTACAATCCTTATGACGGGCCTAATGAGCATCCTGAGGCAGAGCTCCCCCTGGTGGCAGGGAAGTATCTCTACGTTTACGGGACAATGGATGAAGACGGCTTTTATGAAG GAGAGCTGCTGGACGGACAACGGGGACTCGTCCCATCCAATTTTGTGGAATTTGTCCAAGATGaagagacatcctctgtccaacACAGGGACACAGTGGCTAAAGAACCTGGCTACCTCAACCACAGTAGCCTGGG CCTGCTGTCTGACAGTAAACTAGACTGTATAAGCACCAGCAGCTTGGGCATAGACCTCCTGGGCTCCTCAAGCAACGGGACAGGAACCCTGGATGTCAGCACGGACGAGGTCGGTGAAGACATTGTGCCTTATCCCCGCCGCATCAACCTGATTAAACAACTGGCGAAGAGTGTCATCATTGGCTGGGATCCTCCCGTGGTCCCACCGGGGTGGGGCTCCATCAGTGGCTACAATGTCATGGTGGATAAGGAGTTTCGCATGAGTGTCCCCTACGGGGGCAGGACAAAGACTCTTCTTGAAAAGCTCAATCTGGCCACACACACCTACCGAATCTCAGTGCAGAGCATCACTGACCGGGGCCCCTCGGACGAGCTCCGGTGCACTCTGCTGGTGGGAAAGGATGTGGTGGTGGCACCTTACTACCTGCGGGTGGACAGCATCACACAGGTCTCGGCTGAGCTCTCTTGGATGCCCAGCAACAGCAACTACAGTCACACCATATTCCTCAATGGTGCCGAGTACGATATGGTCAAGCCTGGGGGCTATAAGTACAAGTTCTTCAACCTGAAGCCCATGACAGTTTACAAGGTGAAGGTTGTGGCACAGCCACATCAGGTGCCTTGGCAACTTCCGATGGATCAAAGGGAGAAAAGGGAAATCTCTGTGGAGTTCTGCACTCAGCCTGCAG GGCCCCCTCTCGCTCCGCAGGAGGTGCAGGTCCAGTGTGGTCAGACGCCGGGGATCCTGCAGATCAGATGGAAGCCGCCCCCTCTGACTTCTTCAGGAACCTCCAACGGGGCCAGTGTGATTGGCTATGCCGTGTGCACAAAGGGACAAAAG ATAGCAGAGGTCTTATACCCCACAGCAGACTATGTGACCGTGGAGTTAAACAGGATTCAGTGTCTGGAGGCCAGGGAAATCATTGTAAGGACGTTATCAACACAAGGAGAGTCCCCGGACTCGCCCGTGGCCATCATCCCGAACA AGCCGGTCTGCCAACCCCCTCCTCATCCACAGTCTCATTTCCAGAGCCACCCAATGCCCAAGTCCAAACCCTTAGTAAGTGCCAGAGAGCCAGAAACCAAAGAGCATGAGGTGGGACTTCGGACAGCCCAGCTCTGGGAGCGCTCCCCCTCTCCGCTTCCTCCCATGCGTGGACCCAACCTGGAGCCGCCGCACTTCCAGCCACGGCGATCGCCCTCTCCTCAGAGGATCCTGCCACAGCCTCAGGGAGTCCCCATCACAAACACCATTGCCAAGGCCATGGCCAGGGAAGCTGCCCAGAGAGTGTTTGCCGAGGGTAACCGG GTTGAGAAAAGGAATATCTTTAGTGAGAGAGGTAACGCCTTGCATCCACTCAACTccgacgaggaggaggacggctACGACTCTCCTCAtgcgaggaggagaggagcctCGGTGGATGAATTCCTCAGAGGCTCAGAGTTGGGCAGACAG CAACACCATCACCACTACAGCCACAGTGAGGAGTACCAGACGGAGAGCAGCCGGGGTTCGGACCTGTCCGACATaatggaggaggacgaggaagatCTTTACTCTGAGATGCAACTGGAGGAGGGCCGTAGGCGCAGCATCAACTCTCACAACACTCTAAAG aTCATTGGGAACTCACAGTCTTATGGAAATGCCGATCGTCTGGACCATTCGGGGAGGAGGCCGGTTCACATCGGCAACCCTCCTCAGCAGCGGCCCATCCCATCCATTG ACGGCTTTGGCGGTCGCAGGCGGGGGCGGCGCTCCGAGGATTACTACGAGGAATCGGAGACGGAGGAGATGACCCGCGTGTTCGTGGCTCTGTTTGACTACGACCCCATGTCCATGTCTCCAAACCCTGATGCTGCTGACGAGGAGCTGCCATTCAAGGAGGGCCAGATCATCAAG GTCTTTGGGCATAAAGACACAGATGGCTTCTACAGGGCGGAGGTCCGAGACCGAGTGGGTCTGATCCCCTGTAACATGGTCTCTGAGATCCAAACTGAGGATGACGATATGATGGACCAGCTGCTCAAACAGGGCTTCCTGCCACTCAACACTCCTGTGGAGAAGTTAG AGAGGAACAGACGGAGCGGCCGTCAACATCCGATGTCAACGCGGAGAATGGTGGCTCTGTACGACTATGACCCCCGAGAGAGCTCCCCTAACGTTGATGTAGAG GCTGAACTGACTTTCTGTGCCGGTGATGTCATCACAGTTTTTGGTGAAATAGATGAAGATGGTTTTTATTAT GGCGAGCTCAATGGACACAAAGGACTTGTTCCTTCCAACTTTCTAGAAGAAGTGCCTGATGATGTAGAGGTTTTTCTCACTGACTCACCATCTCGATACCCCCAGGACACTCCTGCACGGATAAAGACCAAAAGG GTTCCATTGGAAAAATCGGGTCCGCCCAGAAGAGCAGGCTCTCCAACAGTGCGTCCACACATCCCTGGCTCTGGCCCCGCCACCGTGGGGCCCAGCAGTCCCATCAGGGCCCCACTGGACATGTACTcctccaaaaagaaaaagggactGCTCTCCAAAGGGAAGACACTATTGCAAAGACTTGGCGCTGTAAAATAA